The Cyclobacteriaceae bacterium DNA segment ATACAAAACCTCTTCAAACAGTAAAAGGTTTTCGCTTCGCCTATAAAAATGATTCCAATCCGAATCTTTTTAACAAGGCCAATCTACCCGCATCCTGTTTTGAAGTGTTGATAGACAAGTAGACCAACTTTTATGAAGGAATATTTTCATCAAATAACACTGATTGTATTTGTGTGTTTGAGCAGCTTCATTCACGCTCAGCCAACACCGCTACCGCAAATACAGGTAAAAGGAAATCTGTTTGTAAATAATATTGGAGAACCCGTTGTATTTCGAGGGCTCAACACAAGCGATCCTTACAAACTACAGGCCGACAAACAATGGAACAAACGGTACTTTCAGGAAATCAAAAACTGGGGAGCAAATGCGGTTCGGTTTCCGGTACATCCGGCCAACTGGCGTACGCTGGGTAAAGAAGCCTACATAAAACTATTAGATGAGGGTATTCAGTGGGCTACCGAGTTACAACTTTATGTAATCATCGACTGGCACAGCATCGGTAACCTGAAAACGGAAGTGTTTCACCGGCCATCATACAAAACCACAATAAGTGAAACCCGCGATTTCTGGCAAACTATGGCTAAACAGTATGGTAAAAATTCAACGGTTGCCTTTTTTGAATTATTCAATGAACCTGTGAACAATGGTGATTTTGGAAGCTGCACGTGGGCCGAATGGAAAACGATTATGGAAGATCTAATTGCCATCATTCGTGCTGAAGGCGCAACAAACATCCCCCTCGTGGCAGGGTTTAACTGGGGCTACGACCTCATAGAAGCTGGCGCTGAACCGATACGTGCAACGGATATAGGCTATGTAAGTCACCCCTACCCGATGAAACGCGAGAAACCCTGGGAAGAAAAATGGACTAAGGATTGGGGTTTTATGGCAGAACGCTACCCCATTATGCTTACTGAAATTGGTTTCAGTGGTGAAGAAGAAAAAGGGGCACATATTCCGGTAATCAGTGATGAGTCGTACGGTGATGCCATTACCGCTTACAGTAAACAAAAAGGAATCTCGTATATCGTTTGGTGTTTTGATCCGGATTGGGGCCCGATGTTGATACGCGATTGGAATTTTAATACTACCCGACAAGGAAAATATTTCAAGCAAGCGCTTAGCGAAACGAAATAATGAAGGCTACCATAAAGATCCTGATGTTACTGTGGCTTGTAACTGCGCTGACACAAACCAGCGCCCAGCATTTTACCAAAGGTGTCAATGTTACCGGATGGTTTCAGTCGGGCAGCGCGCGTGAAATTCAATTTACCATGTTTACCAAGAATGATTTTGAGCAAATAAAATCATTGGGTTGTGATGTAATCCGGCTGCCGATTAACCTGCATTACATGACCAACGGTGAACCTGACTACACGCTCGATCCGCTGTTTTTAAATATGCTTGATCAGGTTGTTGACTGGGCAGAAGAATTAGAAATTCATTTAATTCTTGACAACCATACATTTGATCCATCTGTCGATACGTCACCGGATGTAATCCATCCACTAAAAAAGACATGGGCACAGATGGCCGAGCACTTCAAAAACAGATCGGAATACATCTACTATGAAATACTGAATGAACCACACGGTATTGCTGATGCTACGTGGGCCCAGATACAGCAAGAAGTAATTGATGTGATCCGTGAACACGATACTGAACATTACATTGTTGTAGGCGGTGCCGGCTGGAACGGATACAATAACCTTTCAGCGTTGCCGGTTTACGCAGATGACAAACTCATCTACACCTTTCATTTCTACGATCCATTTATTTTCACGCATCAAGGCGCTACCTGGGGAAGTCCTTCTATGGCCTCTTTGGCTAACGTTCCTTTTCCTTACCAGGCAGCTTCCATGCCTGCCACACCCAATGATCTGAAAGGAACGTGGGTTGAAAGCGCCATAAACAACTATCCTACTGAAGGAACTATTAACCGCGTGCGTCAACTCATTGATATTGCCGTTGCCTTTAAAGAACAACGCAATGTGCCAATCTTTTGTGGAGAACTTGGTGTGTATATTCCAAACAGCAACAATGCAGATCGTATTCTGTGGTATGAAGTAGTTACCGAATACCTGAATCAAAAAGGTATTTCGTGGACGATGTGGGATTACAAAGGTGGCTTTGGCTTGTTTGAAAAAAATTCGGGAGAAATGTTTGACTACGATTTGAACGTACCCCTGCTGCAAAAACTCAATTTTACCGTTCCACCACAACAGGAGTATGTGAAAAAACCAGAACTAAAAAGTTTGGTTTTATACGATGATTATCCCGGTCCGAGACTTTACAATACAAGCTACCGCAGCAGCGGAGTGCTTGATTTTTATGCCCCTAACGCCTTCAGCGGAGACTACTGTTTGTGCTGGAATGATGTGGGCCAATACGATGCCATCGCACTCGACTTCAGGCCGGACGTAGATTTAAGCAAACTAAAAGACCATGATTTTGAACTGGCATTCAAAGTGAAATCAGCCTCGCCATCTGTAAAATTTGATATACGCTTTTTAGATACCAAGACAGGACCAACCGACAGACCTTGGCGCATGGGCAAAACAATTGACAACACCGTTACTTCGTTTAACGGCCAATGGCAGGAAGTGAGAATCCCACTAAAGACATTGGAGGAAAAAGGCGCCTGGGATAATGCGTGGTATAACCCACAAGGCTTGTTCGACTGGACCAACATCGACCGCATTGAAATTGTACCGGAACATCAACCACTTGCTGGTATCAGCATTTGTTATGATGATATTAAAATTGAAGGTGAGGACATTATTGAAGAAGTGGTGACCAGCATTGCGGAAGAAGCCTTTTTATCGGATGTGCGCGTTTTTCCAAACCCATTCATTGAGGACGTAACCATCCAATCAAAATCAATGAGAAACACGGGCTATGAAATTACTATCACCAACCAACTCGGTGTTCAACTAAAAAGAATTTCTCACTACACCGAAAGCGATGGAATACTGACTGCAACCTGGAACCGGCTAAATGAAGTTGGTCAACGCGTACCTTCCGGAATTTATTTTGTTCGCATCAAATCTGGCAACACCACACGAACAGTTAAAATTTTCGCACAGTAATCAGTCAACTACTCCAGTCAACGTAATCCGTTGTACGGGATTTATCGGGTCGTTGGAGTAAATAGTAACCGATTTGGTTTGTGTACCCTTTCTATCCTGTGGATTAAAGCTGATG contains these protein-coding regions:
- a CDS encoding cellulase family glycosylhydrolase; this translates as MKATIKILMLLWLVTALTQTSAQHFTKGVNVTGWFQSGSAREIQFTMFTKNDFEQIKSLGCDVIRLPINLHYMTNGEPDYTLDPLFLNMLDQVVDWAEELEIHLILDNHTFDPSVDTSPDVIHPLKKTWAQMAEHFKNRSEYIYYEILNEPHGIADATWAQIQQEVIDVIREHDTEHYIVVGGAGWNGYNNLSALPVYADDKLIYTFHFYDPFIFTHQGATWGSPSMASLANVPFPYQAASMPATPNDLKGTWVESAINNYPTEGTINRVRQLIDIAVAFKEQRNVPIFCGELGVYIPNSNNADRILWYEVVTEYLNQKGISWTMWDYKGGFGLFEKNSGEMFDYDLNVPLLQKLNFTVPPQQEYVKKPELKSLVLYDDYPGPRLYNTSYRSSGVLDFYAPNAFSGDYCLCWNDVGQYDAIALDFRPDVDLSKLKDHDFELAFKVKSASPSVKFDIRFLDTKTGPTDRPWRMGKTIDNTVTSFNGQWQEVRIPLKTLEEKGAWDNAWYNPQGLFDWTNIDRIEIVPEHQPLAGISICYDDIKIEGEDIIEEVVTSIAEEAFLSDVRVFPNPFIEDVTIQSKSMRNTGYEITITNQLGVQLKRISHYTESDGILTATWNRLNEVGQRVPSGIYFVRIKSGNTTRTVKIFAQ
- a CDS encoding cellulase family glycosylhydrolase, which produces MKEYFHQITLIVFVCLSSFIHAQPTPLPQIQVKGNLFVNNIGEPVVFRGLNTSDPYKLQADKQWNKRYFQEIKNWGANAVRFPVHPANWRTLGKEAYIKLLDEGIQWATELQLYVIIDWHSIGNLKTEVFHRPSYKTTISETRDFWQTMAKQYGKNSTVAFFELFNEPVNNGDFGSCTWAEWKTIMEDLIAIIRAEGATNIPLVAGFNWGYDLIEAGAEPIRATDIGYVSHPYPMKREKPWEEKWTKDWGFMAERYPIMLTEIGFSGEEEKGAHIPVISDESYGDAITAYSKQKGISYIVWCFDPDWGPMLIRDWNFNTTRQGKYFKQALSETK